One part of the Entelurus aequoreus isolate RoL-2023_Sb linkage group LG05, RoL_Eaeq_v1.1, whole genome shotgun sequence genome encodes these proteins:
- the LOC133650251 gene encoding uncharacterized protein LOC133650251 isoform X1: MYSAVSEHLSCLVCLSTFKNFQELKLHINANCHQQKMNEVFQKEPDGFYNKLPNIVIMDRDIRQNIHQRCIGVRLLTVCFTPSVAHVFYLCHSCKEMLRDTKILSHLTSVCHKFNYCNYIDPNRLGFSWIPNKDLWVDLPKHERSHQSGPIQMLDLPENLFGLYKTYTYSQVVHSLSEFDKLPKLLEVVKPKRVTMQEYQTDTHRRYPLLGMQHLVECICKGQTERTYYLCTLCKLTLAAHTVIKHILSFDHIYSFFKAWHPSTLVSNQCYRDYSEGFMSMMLNLAKQAEKLQGPARANMKRLSLEPDIFVSVNFHSYEDALNKLESIAKKKDGSSLKTCIKPAGKLDISAVPHTIRCQNCDYSFQLADLYFQHVQTEKHKTVMKKLWSQEQSTNACNHNAMATSAEDQKPHQDLFSERLLDSAADTSQVVICYSTEAKEATPICVCFVCEDAFPKSLLPNHLSSPKHLIQTLLYLNPLRLPFGWQEVPGQKFLKSMVAMEVSEREWCQKIIQVLDLPASVLSSLSSSSYKTVLERLKPDHAAVLQHKVAPCQVLSEHNNFPLLGCEFLVMHDSYDQSREVTVASCLLCRKRLSDTECFAHIFSSEHVKMFLGKFLPGSLTSSCDRTILLDLARKAAHLHGVSHIQKVKFKRPIKEPCDFYKDAKRKEDKGDFLPAVIPRQTLVPKETPISKNWKIATPPQKPPDNSQNKHLQKSVGSKSGTPDKGCIVKAAEVSKKTEEQTSKEKPKSSHIPAKVEPKQEQSEDVQMSASQGGNQKRLRMTQETIVLDNAIAHKRRRLNSNENASCEETLKMGTTTVKKEAVQTVISEAQQDIKQENTLKSEPQNAHVTFFVQPDPNITFKTTSGTKLTTLTKMTTSKLPTPAAGTFRFTTSQSTKLTDATALTANVHQTLPSSTMFTESKPNLRGHDSSSNNYPTSTLNGVKTNQSSVLATISKSIASTTKTSAPSTVCGAESTASAAASSKFTATATNTTKPTSKFTVATTSTTKPTTRCTTKPSRAVTTPSAMTTTSKSGTISKFTSLPTSCTITPNVTATTIMSATTYKCTAPASATKLTASIASCASTNSSSISKAPSTVFLSLHKAPKDRTETVVLSAEALPVHRSVQEVTCETAHRARRCSENTSCTRVNLGASSGENVHLKSTGGSNVEAQPSLQRCNPHAGPASTAKPLFCNVKPTGTVPKIGLSYIIVVTSDGRKQSYCTLCRIRLERSSHPMENIHQYNYVKLRFPELSDEQLAGINLEKFGVCMAEVEKCLGQRYIQTRKVTNGQYNELSGLPEAEALYRLENHFCVSSSSSSGTSLVLRRPFSSTSSQDVSSPEYDSQQDKFEDIMEADTENNKALHPTCFFLLEHALDMEAVHASDAVPFTDLDPTRATKSMMEIDTSGCRQQQEIAERDCGYTDTIPESCNSRLTSVFLASASVTTEKRNLEGLNRNSPSILLQLDPLPATVTTEQHNLEGSHRCSQSVLLDLPPASVTTEQRSLEDSNGHSPSVLLDLNPPPVSVTTEQRNLEGSNGHSPSVLLELSPPPASVTTEQQFLEGSNRRSPSALLELDPPRASDTKVCNPVGSCQNADRQTSMQKASKDPESNLGCSDPQVPVFSGKASNLSTFLWVRGPYNQPIVGLASVYECRGKAGDSLYLCESCSQKLSVSDICQHVFGREHQLKYILKNYPQFMDTFWDDKDLPEDKKIDLLKDVAHRVSQQEHFKKMDAKVCFLFQDLYDYVLTAPFSKALDALQNGKKQSLVCKPIVTSQLKGSQKSKEQIGHLNVSGVASAEPSHSAASMSLQHQENHRSSLSSPIPKTPVCQVKDELIPSEFRSPGPSGYISKSPPIFKVKDKLTLSSRSCVPPGVVSKTPPSFQVKDELTPSESKCPVTPGVLSKTPPSLQVKDELISSESRCHITCGAIAKTPRSFQVKDELIHSKSRRPVTPGVIFKTPPSLEVKDGLIPSKSRCPVTPHGVISKTPPSLQVKDELFTEGRVPVSADSLAKTPPIFHVKDEPSVSRSRSLSMSAPISRTPSGTQQAKDELVFSESRSPISGAPISKTLPQLKNEQMFAEPVVNRDLDKRFKTLPNAQVKDETMVSDCRSPANIGPVPKILPISQVKSELVLMACGSPVSAVPISKASPKVQQKSESTLSEFRSIPIVEKLSSSNSPITVGSAIRQDEYLLTRKRKGNQSLGELRTYTNKTQVDDPQPAKYTRNSIVHSLWDITPGVQEASVVNILKSDTKLDSKEHIAGITDNSVTKPSDTTSNMWCSMSVQTIATSFKSESRSSTSFKIKTNPSTTSEPYKQDSGHIEPGSPSQEHKFVREKPLALLEGFEYKNLLGDACVRTEPKFAPIPQSQGSTDRTEGSLHQSTVSANGVDMESNHELIDTIASPTETRLSDLGGCKSNPAAGCTVPNNDNTTCERLNPNEASKELPVQIYDFTIPLAMGWMNPQMQQWVEQQKQQQWVEQQKQQLWVEQQKQQQWVLQQQQLQQQQWVQQQQQQWELQQQQQQLQQQQQWVQQQLQQQQLVQQWVEQQQYST, encoded by the exons GCATGCAGCACCTTGTCGAATGCATTTGTAAGGGACAGACTGAGAGGACATACTACCTTTGCACCCTCTGCAAACTGACGCTGGCTGCCCACACCGTCATCAAACACATCCTTAGCTTTGACCACATCTATAGTTTCTTT AAAGCCTGGCACCCCTCCACTTTGGTGTCTAATCAGTGTTATCGGGACTACTCAGAGGGTTTCATGTCCATGATGCTAAATTTGGCAAAGCAGGCGGAGAAGCTTCAAGGACCTGCACGGGCCAACATGAAG CGACTGAGTCTGGAGCCTGATATTTTTGTATCAGTCAATTTCCACTCTTACGAAGATG CTTTGAACAAACTGGAGTCCATCGCAAAGAAAAAAGATGGAAGCAGCTTGAAAACATGCATCAAACCTGCGGGGAAATTGG ATATTTCTGCTGTGCCACACACCATACGTTGTCAG AACTGTGACTACTCATTTCAGTTAGCAGACCTTTATTTTCAGCACGTGCAAACTGAAAAACACAAAACA GTGATGAAAAAACTCTGGAGCCAGG AACAGAGCACCAACGCTTGCAACCACAATGCAATGGCTACAAGTGCAGAAG ATCAGAAACCCCATCAAGATTTATTCAGTGAACGCCTCCTGGACTCTGCTGCAG acacctcccaggtggtgatctGTTACAGCACAGAAGCAAAGGAGGCCACACCCATTTGTGTCTGTTTTGTTTGCGAAGATGCTTTTCCCAAGTCACTGCTTCCAAACCACTTGTCCTCACCAAAACACCTTATACAAACACTA ttgtATCTGAATCCCTTGCGACTGCCTTTTGGTTGGCAAGAAGTTCCAGGCCAGAAGTTCTTGAAATCAATGGTGGCGATGGAAGTGAGCGAAAGGGAATGGTGTCAGAAAATTATTCAG GTGCTGGATTTACCCGCCTCGGTCTTGAGTAGCCTCAGCTCGTCAAGTTACAAGACTG TGCTGGAAAGACTCAAGCCTGACCATGCAGCTGTCCTGCAACATAAGG TTGCGCCGTGCCAAGTGTTAAGCGAACACAACAATTTTCCACTGTTGG GGTGCGAGTTTCTGGTGATGCACGACTCCTACGACCAGTCCCGTGAAGTCACGGTGGCTTCGTGTCTGCTGTGCCGGAAGCGGCTGTCGGACACTGAAtgctttgctcacattttcagctcGGAACACGTCAAGATGTTTCTC GGGAAATTTCTCCCTGGTTCGCTGACCTCTTCTTGCGATAGGACGATACTGCTGGATCTGGCAAGGAAGGCCGCACACCTTCACGGTGTATCACATATACAG AAAGTGAAATTTAAGAGGCCCATCAAAGAACCTTGCGATTTCTACAAAG ATGCAAAGCGGAAGGAAGACAAAGGTGACTTTCTTCCTGCAGTCATACCGAGACAAACGTTGG TCCCTAAAGAAACTCCAATATCAAAGAACTGGAAGATTGCAACGCCTCCTCAAAAGCCTCCAGACAATAGTCAAAACAAACATTTGCAAAAGTCTGTAGGGAGCAAGTCTGGCACACCTGATAAAGGCTGCATTGTAAAAGCAGCAGAGGTTTCTAAGAAGACAGAGGAGCAAACAAGTAAGGAGAAGCCAAAAAGCTCCCACATCCCTGCTAAAGTGGAGCCAAAACAAGAACAGAGCGAAGATGTTCAGATGTCTGCAAGCCAAGGCGGTAACCAGAAAAGGCTGCGTATGACACAAGAGACAATAGTTCTTGACAATGCTATAGCCCATAAGAGACGACGTCTCAACTCCAACGAGAACGCATCATGTGAAGAAACGCTGAAGATGGGGACCACAACTGTCAAGAAGGAAGCAGTGCAAACTGTGATCAGTGAAG CCCAGCAGGATATTAAGCAGGAAAATACCCTGAAGTCTGAGCCTCAAAATGCCCATGTGACTTTCTTTGTTCAACCTGATCCCAACATTACATTTAAAACCACATCAGGCACCAAATTGACAACGTTGACCAAAATGACTACGTCCAAATTACCAACACCTGCAGCAGGTACATTTAGATTCACTACCAGCCAGTCAACCAAGTTGACAGACGCCACCGCATTGACTGCAAATGTCCACCAAACCTTACCCAGCTCCACTATGTTCACTGAAAGTAAGCCCAACTTGAGAGGACATGACTCCTCATCTAACAATTATCCCACAAGCACCCTTAATGGGGTAAAAACCAATCAGTCTTCTGTACTTGCAACCATCTCAAAATCTATTGCAAGCACCACTAAGACCTCAGCACCCAGCACCGTCTGTGGTGCCGAATCCACAGCATCTGCTGCAGCAAGCTCTAAATTTACTGCAACTGCCACTAATACCACCAAGCCTACATCTAAATTTACTGTGGCCACCACTAGCACTACAAAACCTACCACAAGATGTACTACAAAACCCTCAAGAGCTGTAACAACCCCCAGTGCAATGACAACCACCTCAAAGTCTGGGACAATTTCTAAATTTACATCGTTGCCCACTAGTTGTACAATAACACCCAATGTAACCGCAACCACCATCATGTCTGCAACAACTTATAAATGTACTGCACCGGCAAGCGCCACCAAATTGACAGCATCTATTGCCAGTTGTGCTTCAACAAATTCCAGCTCAATCTCTAAAgctccatccacagtgtttctaTCATTACACAAAGCACCAAAAGACAGAACAGAAACCGTGGTCTTATCAGCTGAAGCTCTACCAGTTCACAGGAGCGTGCAAGAAGTCACTTGCGAAACTGCACACAGGGCAAGGAGATGTTCAGAGAACACATCGTGCACCAGGGTCAATCTTGGAGCATCCTCTGGTGAGAATGTACATTTGAAGAGCACTGGGGGGTCTAATGTTGAAGCACAACCATCTCTTCAGAGGTGTAACCCCCATGCAGGACCTGCAAGCACAGCCAAGCCATTGTTTTGCAATGTGAAGCCAACTGGAACTGTTCCTAAAATTG GCTTAAGCTACATAATTGTAGTTACCAGTGATGGAAGGAAGCAATCCTATTGCACTCTGTGCCGCATTCGATTGGAACGGTCCAGTCACCCAATGGAAAACATTCACCAGTATAACTATGTG AAACTGAGGTTCCCAGAGTTGAGTGACGAGCAGCTGGCAGGCATCAACCTGGAGAAGTTTGGGGTCTGCATGGCTGAGGTGGAGAAGTGTTTGGGACAACGGTACATTCAG ACAAGAAAAGTGACAAATGGCCAATACAACGAGCTGTCCGGTCTTCCGGAGGCcgaag CTTTATACAGATTAGAGAATCACTTCTGCGTGTCATCATCTTCCAGTAGTGGCACTTCACTTGTTTTAAGACGACCGTTTTCATCCACCTCCTCACAGGACGTTTCAAGTCCTGAATATG ACAGTCAACAAGACAAGTTTGAGGACATAATGGAGGCCGACACTGAAAACAACAAAGCCCTACATCCTA catgtttttttttattagaacaTGCATTAGACATGGAAGCTGTACATGCCAGTGATGCTGTTCCATTCACTGACCTGGACCCCACTCGTGCAACCAAATCAATGATGGAAATAGATACATCTGGGTGCAGACAACAGCAGGAGATTGCAGAGCGAGATTGTGGCTACACAGACACTATTCCAGAAAGTTGTAATAGCCGGTTAACCTCTGTGTTTCTGGCTTCTGCTTCAGTGACCACAGAAAAGCGGAATCTAGAAGGCTTGAATAGGAACTCACCATCAATATTGCTGCAACTGGACCCTCTTCCTGCTACAGTGACCACAGAACAGCACAATCTTGAAGGTTCTCATAGGTGCTCACAATCAGTGTTGCTGGACCTGCCTCCCGCTTCTGTGACCACAGAACAGCGGAGTCTAGAAGACTCAAATGGGCACTCACCATCTGTGTTGCTGGATCTTAACCCTCCTCCTGTTTCGGTGACCACAGAACAGCGGAATCTAGAAGGCTCGAATGGGCACTCACCATCTGTGTTGCTTGAACTAAGCCCGCCTCCTGCTTCAGTGACTACAGAACAGCAGTTTCTAGAAGGCTCTAATAGGCGCTCACCATCAGCGTTGCTGGAACTGGACCCACCTCGTGCTTCAGACACAAAAGTGTGCAATCCAGTTGGAAGCTGTCAGAATGCTGATAGACAGACTAGTATGCAGAAAGCATCAAAAGACCCAGAAAGTAACCTGGGATGCTCTGATCCTCAAGTGCCCGTGTTTTCAG GCAAAGCAAGTAACTTGAGTACATTTTTGTGGGTGAGGGGACCGTACAACCAGCCAATCGTAG GTCTGGCGTCTGTGTACGAGTGTCGTGGAAAGGCTGGAGATTCGCTCTACTTGTGCGAGAGTTGCAGTCAGAAACTCTCAGTTAGTGACATCTGCCAGCATGTATTTGGCAGAGAGCACCAGCTGAAATACATT CTAAAGAATTATCCTCAGTTTATGGACACATTTTGGGATGACAAGGATCTGCCAGAGGACAAAAAAATTGATCTCCTAAAGGACGTAGCACACAGAGTCTCCCAACAAGAGCATTTTAAGAAGATGGATGCAAAG GTGTGCTTTCTCTTTCAAGACCTGTATGACTATGTTTTAACAGCTCCATTCAGTAAAG CTCTTGATGCGCTACAGAacgggaagaagcagagtttggtATGTAAGCCCATCGTCACATCGCAACTAAAGG GGAGCCAAAAATCAAAAGAACAGATCGGACATTTGAATGTGAGTGGAGTTGCTTCTGCTGAGCCTTCGCACTCTGCAGCTAGCATGTCCCTCCAACATCAAGAGAACCACAGAAGCTCTCTTTCAAGTCCTATCCCCAAAACACCTGTTTGTCAAGTAAAAGATGAACTGATTCCCTCAGAGTTCAGATCACCGGGACCCTCCGGTTATATTTCCAAGTCACCTCCAATTTTTAAAGTGAAGGATAAACTGACGCTCTCATCTAGATCTTGTGTACCTCCTGGTGTTGTCTCCAAGACACCACCTAGTTTTCAAGTGAAAGATGAACTGACACCTTCTGAGTCCAAATGTCCTGTAACTCCAGGTGTTCTGTCCAAGACGCCACCTAGTTTGCAAGTGAAAGATGAACTGATATCCTCAGAGTCCAGATGTCATATAACTTGTGGTGCTATCGCCAAGACACCACGTAGTTTTCAAGTAAAAGATGAACTGATACATTCTAAGTCCAGACGTCCTGTAACTCCTGGTGTTATCTTCAAGACGCCACCTAGTTTGGAAGTGAAAGATGGACTGATACCTTCTAAGTCCAGATGTCCTGTAACTCCTCATGGTGTTATCTCCAAGACACCACCTAGTTTGCAAGTGAAAGATGAACTCTTTACAGAAGGCAGAGTGCCTGTATCTGCGGATTCTCTTGCAAAAACGCCACCCATTTTTCACGTGAAAGATGAACCCAGTGTGTCGCGGTCTAGATCCCTTTCAATGTCTGCACCTATCTCAAGAACACCGTCTGGTACTCAACAAGCTAAAGATGAATTGGTATTCTCTGAGTCCAGATCACCTATAAGTGGTGCTCCCATCTCCAAGACACTGCCTCAACTGAAAAATGAACAGATGTTCGCAGAACCAGTAGTTAATAGAGATCTGGACAAGCGCTTCAAAACGCTACCTAATGCTCAAGTGAAAGATGAAACTATGGTATCAGATTGCAGATCGCCTGCAAATATTGGTCCTGTGCCCAAGATTCTGCCTATTTCTCAAGTTAAAAGTGAATTGGTACTCATGGCCTGTGGATCTCCTGTAAGTGCTGTTCCCATCTCAAAGGCATCTCCAAAAGTCCAACAGAAATCGGAATCGACACTCTCAGAATTCAGATCTATTCCCATTGTTGAGAAACTGTCAAGCTCAAATTCCCCCATAACTGTCGGTTCAGCAATTCGTCAAGATGAATACCTTCTTACCAGGAAGAGAAAAGGTAATCAATCTCTCGGTGAACTCAGAACGTATACCAATAAAACCCAAGTTGATGATCCTCAGCCAGCCAAATACACACGCAACAGCATTGTTCACTCTTTGTGGGATATTACTCCTGGTGTTCAAGAGGCCTCTGTGGTAAACATCCTGAAATCGGACACAAAATTGGACTCTAAGGAACACATTGCTGGTATTACTGACAATTCTGTTACCAAACCTTCTGACACTACATCAAATATGTGGTGCTCAATGTCTGTGCAGACTATTGCCACAAGTTTCAAATCTGAAAGTAGGAGTTCAACAAGTTTTAAGATTAAAACTAATCCGTCCACAACATCTGAGCCGTACAAACAGGACAGCGGACATATCGAGCCAGGTAGTCCATCACAGGAGCATAAGTTTGTACGAGAAAAACCTTTGGCCTTACTGGAAGGTTTTGAATACAAGAACCTGTTGGGTGACGCTTGTGTGAGGACCGAACCAAAGTTTGCTCCGATACCACAGTCTCAAGGCAGTACGGATCGCACAGAGGGTTCCCTGCATCAAAGTACAGTTTCGGCAAATGGTGTGGATATGGAGTCAAACCATGAGCTCATTGATACTATAGCAAGTCCTACTGAAACTCGGCTGTCAGATTTGGGTGGTTGCAAATCAAATCCTGCTGCAGGGTGCACTGTGCCTAATAACGATAACACAACATGTGAAAGACTAAATCCTAATGAAGCATCAAAAGAACTGCCGGTCCAGATCTACGACTTTACCATACCCCTGGCAATGGGGTGGATGAACCCACAAATGCAGCAGTGGGTGGAGCAGCAAAAGCAACAGCAGTGGGTGGAGCAGCAAAAGCAACAGCTGTGGGTGGAGCAGCAAAAACAACAGCAGTGGGTGCTGCAGCAGCAGCAACTACAGCAACAGCAGTGGGTGCAGCAGCAACAACAGCAGTGGgagctgcagcagcagcagcagcaactacAACAGCAACAGCAGTGGGTGCAGCAGCAACTACAACAACAGCAGTTGGTGCAGCAGTGGGTGGAGCAGCAGCAGTACTCGACCTGA